The following proteins come from a genomic window of Rutidosis leptorrhynchoides isolate AG116_Rl617_1_P2 chromosome 10, CSIRO_AGI_Rlap_v1, whole genome shotgun sequence:
- the LOC139873025 gene encoding uncharacterized protein, which translates to MEFDSAKITHDTHVGKTEDSSASVQLEAVTTVDRKHRSAADNKVETRESEDDVCMDSGDVNMEASISAEDVIRAGGYGARDDISSFLPVASDSTDFEASLRDARDYEEPQKDICRPGLGWTDLKDQK; encoded by the exons ATGGAGTTTGATTCGGCTAAAATAACTCATG ATACCCATGTTGGCAAAACAGAGGACAGCTCAGCGTCGGTTCAATTGGAAGCAGTCACAACTGTTGACCGAAAACATCGATCCGCTGCAGACAACAAAGTAGAGACACGTGAGAGTGAAGATGATGTGTGTATGGATTCTGGTGATGTTAATATGGAGGCTTCAATTTCAGCTGAGGATGTAATACGGGCGGGCGGGTATGGTGCTAGAGATGATATAAGTAGTTTTCTTCCTGTTGCAAGTGATTCAACCGACTTTGAAGCTTCATTGCGTGATGCTCGAGACTATGAGGAGCCACAAAAAGATATTTGCAGACCAGGTCTAGGATGGACAGACTTGAAAGATCAAAAGTAA
- the LOC139871867 gene encoding LOW QUALITY PROTEIN: uncharacterized protein (The sequence of the model RefSeq protein was modified relative to this genomic sequence to represent the inferred CDS: substituted 1 base at 1 genomic stop codon) encodes MAAISPLQTLSSSNKAVIHGHKLVAPRVQSLNMNHKRGSLTVVAAVGDVSSDGTTYLIAGAAAIALVGTAFPILFSRKDTCPXCDGAGFVRKSGATLRANAARKDQAQIVCANCNGLGKLNQVDK; translated from the exons ATGGCTGCAATATCTCCcctacaaacactctcatcttccaACAAAGCAGTTATCCATGGTCACAAGTTGGTTGCACCTAGAGTTCAATCTTTAAACATGAACCACAAACGAGGTTCACTCACTGTGGTTGCAGCCGTCGGTGACGTGTCCTCCGATGGCACAACTTACCTGATCGCCGGTGCAGCCGCTATTGCGCTTGTAGGAACCGCCTTCCCTATTCTTTTCTCGCGAAAAGACAC GTGCCCATAGTGTGACGGTGCAGGGTTCGTGAGGAAATCGGGTGCAACTCTAAGGGCAAATGCGGCTAGGAAAGACCAGGCTCAGATTGTTTGTGCTAATTGCAATGGTTTAGGCAAACTCAATCAAGTTGATAAGTAG